A genomic stretch from Plutella xylostella chromosome 14, ilPluXylo3.1, whole genome shotgun sequence includes:
- the LOC119691805 gene encoding LOW QUALITY PROTEIN: uncharacterized protein LOC119691805 (The sequence of the model RefSeq protein was modified relative to this genomic sequence to represent the inferred CDS: substituted 1 base at 1 genomic stop codon), translated as MEKTETRQMFFSVIQNADSNLKISTPNTLVQERGVLWDKTLNDYKDKQLKIAAWREVCCLLIPNFDNLDEKERQSCDKKIQXRWRTARDTYQKDKISEKNQPPGSGSKKKKKYSYYDILTFLDNTTETAGEESLCEEMSEQSNLETPNESTQPDTSRQESSHPTSKQKQVKSKKQAPSEFEAQLLECLKSNQLELESEDLAFFQSLQPSLKRFTRYQKLMFRTKVLNIVMEMESQTQPAYYSPIPTTSSSAFTELDSLSPINQDYQTNSIIQDTSSLNDNAISSAAVNDNETLISTESGLFKITSYDVIYTPAKTSSTGERNVNAQDTNLQRNE; from the exons ATGGAAAAAACAGAAACTCGTCAGATGTTTTTTTCTGTCATACAAAATGCTGATTCAAATCTAA AAATATCAACCCCGAACACACTAGTTCAGGAAAGAGGTGTCCTTTGGGACAAAACTCTAAATGATTATAAAGATAAGCAACTGAAAATAGCTGCTTGGCGGGAAGTTTGCTGCCTACTCATACCTAATTTTGACAATTTGGACGAAAAAGAAAGACAATCATGTG AcaagaaaatacaataacgCTGGCGAACAGCAAGGGACACTTACCAGAAAGACAAGATATCTGAAAAAAATCAGCCACCCGGCTCTGggagtaagaagaagaagaaatattCTTACTATGACATTTTGACTTTCTTAGACAATACAACGGAAACTGCTGGAGAAGAGTCACTCTGTGAAGAAATGTCTGAACAAAGTAATTTAGAAACACCTAATGAGTCCACGCAACCAG ATACTTCACGTCAAGAAAGTTCTCACCCaacatcaaaacaaaaacaagtaAAATCTAAAAAGCAAGCACCATCTGAATTTGAGGCACAGTTATTAGAATGCTTAAAGTCTAATCAACTGGAGCTAGAAAGTGAGGATTTGGCTTTCTTTCAGTCTCTGCAGCCTTCATTAAAAAGATTCACTAGATATCAAAAACTAATGTTCAGAACAAAAGTGTTAAATATAGTTATGGAAATGGAAAGTCAAACACAACCTGCATACTACAGTCCCATACCTACAACAAGTTCTAGTGCTTTTACTGAGCTTGACAGTTTGTCACCGATAAATCAAGATTACCAAACCAATAGTATAATCCAGGATACTTCGAGTCTTAACGACAATGCTATTAGTTCTGCTGCAGTGAATGACAATGAAACTCTTATTTCGACTGAAAGCGGCTTGTTTAAAATCACGTCTTATGACGTAATTTATACCCCAGCAAAAACATCGTCTACAGGCGAAAGAAACGTCAACGCTCAGGATACAAATTTACAAAGAAATGAATGA
- the LOC125489404 gene encoding LOW QUALITY PROTEIN: activity-regulated cytoskeleton associated protein 2-like (The sequence of the model RefSeq protein was modified relative to this genomic sequence to represent the inferred CDS: substituted 4 bases at 4 genomic stop codons), whose amino-acid sequence TRCPSRFYGERDHNKVEEFINTICIYKKIXQISEEALECLPLLLKDAANTWWQGVQSEIAKWPAALKAIRSAFAPKRECHEIYIELFSSNQKPNEPIGEFLCTKRALPGQXLPAKRHKEEEXIDLIYGXLHLGIKKKIARTDIKRFAELLEKARPIQKLNVEKPAETSSVVSSTTFKKGPRKRCLYCGRKNHLEEVCRKRLSDLAADIEKEGISSSVTAQPKGKPQITCYGCGAPGVFRGNCALCKNKESPLSLFNFMRSTIKWKEM is encoded by the coding sequence acaagatGTCCATCAAGATTCTATGGAGAACGAGACCACAATAAAGTAGAAGAGTTCATCAATACAATCTGTATCTACAAGAAAATTTAGCAAATCTCCGAAGAAGCACTGGAATGTCTCCCGTTACTCTTGAAAGATGCCGCAAACACATGGTGGCAAGGTGTTCAGTCGGAAATTGCAAAATGGCCTGCAGCACTCAAAGCTATACGCTCGGCATTTGCCCCAAAAAGGGAATGCCATGAAATTTATATAGAACTATTTTCGTCTAATCAAAAACCGAATGAGCCCATTGGCGAATTTCTGTGTACAAAAAGGGCCTTACCGGGACAATAATTACCTGCGAAGCGTCATAAGGAAGAGGAATAAATAGACCTCATTTACGGTTAACTTCACTTAGgcataaaaaagaaaatagcACGAACTGACATTAAACGATTTGCTGAACTTCTGGAAAAAGCCAGACCCATACAAAAACTGAATGTTGAAAAACCTGCAGAAACTTCATCAGTAGTGAGCTCAACCACTTTTAAGAAAGGACCCAGAAAGCGGTGTTTGTATTGTGGCAGGAAGAATCACCTTGAAGAAGTATGTCGCAAGAGATTGTCAGATCTGGCAGCTGACATTGAGAAAGAAGGAATAAGTAGCAGCGTGACAGCCCAACCAAAAGGCAAACCACAAATCACATGCTACGGTTGTGGTGCGCCCGGCGTATTTCGGGGTAACTGCGCCCTCTGCAAAAATAAAGAAAGCCCGCTAAGCCTATTCAATTTTATGCGATCAACCATAAAGTGGAAGGAAATGTAA